The window TTGGCGTCCCGACCACCCGCGAGGGGCCGCCCCGACGCTGCCCGGACCCAGGCGGATGGACACGGTTGGGTGGGCGCGAGAGGTGGGCCATGGGTGGCTGCTTCGCAAACACTGGGCGCCCACCACGCCTCTTTTCCTAGAGCAGAAGCTGTGTTGTTTCGCTGCCCTAACCTACTGGGACGCGAGTGCTCTGCCAAGAGGCCTCGAACCcgttaaaaaaatgcaaaattagcCGCTGGGGCGCGTACGGGCTTCGCGGAATCACGGGCAAAGGTGGGCGTGGAAGCAGAAGGGAGACCTCAAAGAATGGGTTTCCCCCAGCCTTGTTAGTTTTAGCCCAGCCGGGAGGCCGGGGCAGCCACCTGAGCTTTGTTTGCATACTCTCGGCTGCGCGATTCGGGTTCGGGGCCGCAGCGGGCGGCGGGCTGGGCTGTACTGAGCAGGGCGGGGTGGCCCCGCGGCCCCGCCCCTCCTGGCCCGCCCGCGCGCGGCTCCGCGCGGTGGAGGCGCAGCGCCCCCTGCTGGTTCCAGCGGGAGTGGACTGTTTGCGCGCGCACCGCCAGCGCTTCAAGGCCGGAGCGCGGTGAACCCCCTGGGAGTTTTTGGTGTTTTGAAGAGGCCTAGGGTTTAGGGAGGAAAGGGGATGTGTGACATCTGCGCAGACCACCGGCTCTGGCTCTGTGCCTTCATCCAAAGGGCTTTTGCTGTTTTGTGTAGAACGTGGCCCATTTTTCCAAGACCCTGTCAGACCAGAGCTGGCTGAGTCCTACGGGTGTCTGTTGAATGATCAGTGTCGCTGTCTTGTTTGTGGGGTTCCCCAAACTGTGGCCCATTTTCTTCGTTCGGGGGGCTCGTCTGGGCATCCGACTCCGCTGCCCCAAAGGGAAACCATCCATGTCCAGACAAGGCCAACGGGGGAAGCTGGCCCCTCCAGGTCCAGGGTGAGGGCGGGAATGGCGGCGTCCGGGCCGCGTCAGTGACGCTCCCGCTTTCTCTGCCCTGCAGGAGAACGGCCACGTGAAAGTGAACGGCGACGCCTCGCCAGCGGCCGCCGAGCCAGGCGCCAAGGAGGAGCTGCAGGCCAACGGCAGCGCCCCGGCCGCCGACAAGGAGGAGCCTGCGGCCGCCGGCAGCGGGGCGGCGTCGCCCGCCGCGGCCGAAAAAGAGGAGTCGGCGGCGGCCGCCGAGGCCGGGGCCGGCCCCGCGGAGAAGGAGGCCTCCGCGGAGGGCGAGGCCGCCGAGCCCGGGTCGCCCACGGCCGCGGAGGGCGAGGCCGCCTCGGCCGCCTCCTCCACGTCTTCGCCCAAGGCCGAGGACGGAGCCACGCCCTCGCCCAGCAACGAGaccccgaaaaaaaaaaagaagcggTTTTCCTTCAAGAAGTCTTTCAAGCTGAGCGGCTTCTCCTTCAAAAAGAATAAGAAGGAGGCGGGAGAGGGCGGTGAGGCCGAGGGCGCAGCCGGCGCCTCCGCCGACGGCGGCAAGGACGAGGCCGCCGGGGGCGCCGCCGCCGCAGCCGCCACCGAGGCGGGCGCGGCCTCCGGGGAGCAGGCGGCGGCGCCGGTCGAGGCGGCCGCGGCGGGCGAGGAGGGGGCGGCGGGCGGCGACCCTCTGGAGGCTAAGGCCGAGGAGGCCGCCGTCGCGCCCGAGAAACCGCCCTCCAGCGAGGAGACCAAGGCCGCCGAGGAGCCCAGCAAGGCCGAGGAGAAGGCCGAGGAGACCGGGGCCAGCGCTGCCGCCTGCGAGGCGCCGTCGGCCGCCGGGTCCGCTGCGGCCCCGGAGCAGGAGGCGGCCCCCGCCGAGGAGGCCGCGGCCGCCGCCGTGTCTTCAGCCAGCGCCCCCCCCTCACAGGAGGCCCAGCCCGAGTCCAGTCCAGAAGCCCCCCCAGCGGAGGCGGCAGAGTAAGAGGGCAAGAGTTTTTGAGATAATCGAAGAActttttctcccccccccccgtTTGTTTGTTGGAGTGGTGCCAGGTACTGGTTTTGGAGAACTTGTCTACAACCAGGGATTGATTTTAaagatgtctttttttattttaccttttttttttagcagcaaaTTTTGTTGTCTTTCACACCCCCCTCCCCACAGATCCCATCTCAAATCATTCTGTTACCACCATTCCAACAGGTTGAGGAGAgcttaaaaccttcctctgcctatttctcttttgtttttattttttgcatcagTATTAATGTTTTTGCATACTTTGCATCTTTATTCAAAAATGTAAACTTTCTTTGTCAATCTATGGACATGCCCATATATGAAGGAGATGGGTGGGTCAAAAAGGGATATCGAATGAAGTGATAGGGGCCACAATGGGGAAATTGAAGTGGTGCATAAAATTGCCAAGATAATGTACCACTAGAAATGATGGTGTAAAggcttagtctttttttttttaaagaaaagttattaAGATGTATTTTGTGAGGCAGGTTTACAACACTACAAGTCTTGactaagaaggaaaaaggaaaaaaaaatgaacaccaatacccagatttaaaaaaaaaaaatcatagttttAGGAGTTCATTTAAACCATAGGAACTTTTCACTTATCTCATGTTAGCTGTACCAGTCAGTGATTAAGTAGAACTACAAGTTGTATAGGCTTTATTGTTTATTGCTGGTTTATGACCTTAATAAAGTGTAATTATGTATTACCAGCAGGGTGTTTTTAACTGTGACTATTGTATAAAAACAAATCTTGATATCCAGAAGCACATGAAGCTTGCAACTTTCCACCCTGCCCATTTTTGTAAAACTGCAGTCATCTTGGACCTtttaaacacaaattttaaaCTCAACCAAGCTGTGATAAGTGGAATGGTTACTGTTTATACTGTGGTATGTTTTTGATTACAGcagacaatgctttcttttccAGTCGTCTttgagaataaaggaaaaaaaaaccttcagatGCAATGGTTTTGTGTAGCATCTTGTCTATCATGTTTTGTAAATACTGGAGAAGCTTTGACCAATTTGACTTAGAGATGGAATGTAACTTTGCTTACAAAATTGCTATTAAACTCCTGCTTAAGGTGTTCTAATTTTCTGTGAGCACACTAAAAGcgaaaaataaatgtgaataaaatgtacaaatttgttGTGTTTCTTTATGTTCTGGTAATATTGAGACTTACAGGTCAGTTAATTTTGAGGAATATCTTGCATGCATGCCATCAAGAGTAAATTTTCTTGTGGTTTTTGATCTAAAGTTTTCAAGCTCTGAATTTCATAATCAGTGTCAGATTACATATAGGAAGCTCTTATAACGTTCCATGTCAAATCTGTTACCATTTATCCTGTTTTCATTTGACAATTgaatacaatatttttattgtagttaTATAACATGTCAGATTAAATCATTTAAGTCAAAATTGGTGTGACCCTAAGACTATTTCAATGCCTTATGTGAAAATTTCACAAAACTATATTTTCTTGTCATGCTGGTCCAAAAATTTTATACTTAGAGTCTTGAATCCAAACTGCACATGGATCATGAATACTGGCCAAATGTGTTTCAAAAGTTGATTGTGTAGTATCTGCATCTGTAATTGCATAGATCTCGGCTAATTTCCgaattattgcttaatgtgtTATACCCTAGTAAACAAGTTTAAGTAAAGAGGTGATGGTGTTGAATGGAGGACATTGTCAGTTTTGGAGCCTTTAGCATCTTTTGCTCAAAGGAAAAGATGCAGTTGGGAATAATACTTCTTTATATGATAATAATCCTTACTTACTAGTTTACCTGCTTTGCTGCTCATACCCCATATGTAACtggacatttttttcccattgggcTCTAAACTGAATTAGATTTTTAGATGGTTATCAAATACCATCACTTCAGAATTGCAAAGAAAACTTGTGGGTGTGCACACCTGCTTTGCTAATTTTGAGGAGCAGTGTGCATTGTAGGGTTCATAGTAAGTCAGTGAACCACATTTGTAACAACCGAATAGCAAATCTTAAACTCATTAGTTAACTAGCTTTTTGACATGTGCTTTTAATTGGATCATAAATAATGGTTCATCACCTCCTTACCGAACACCCTCTTCACAAAATCAAATTATGTCTGAAAGGGTGTATACTTTAAAAGGGCTTCTTGATCTTGGATATTTGAAAGTTAAAAGTCAAATTTGGTAACCAAAGGACTGCTTTAAGGGTCTTTCCCATCTTCCCAACGTTTTCTCAAAACATCAATACCTAGTTCGCCAAGTACAGTGCCTGGTGTATAGTAGGACTAAGTAaaagaatgggtttttaaaagtaACTCCCATAAAGTGAGTAGTCAAAAATACTGTGTAGCAAGCTACTATATATTGCTAGGTTTGTTCTTTTAACAGCTGGAATTTATTAAGATGCGTTATTTTGATTCTAATCACTGCCTAAAACACTTTGGGTGGTATTGTTGGAGTGGTGGCTTTTCCTCcaagtgaataaatgaaatttgaCATGCATCTTTTCATCCAAAGTTTTGTACATCATGttgttttttaatggaaaaatgttAATATGGCTCTTTTGTATTACTAAAAAATAGCTTTgagattaaggaaaataaataactctTGTACAGTTCAGTATCGTCTAAATCTGTATTGGTAGTATGTAAATGGCGTTTGCTGTGGTTACAAAATACTTCTTCCGGATTctactaatattttttttttcccctctaataACCATTTGATTGAATTCTGTTGCTTGGTAAAATAAAGTTTTACCAGTTGAAATAATCAAGCCTGCTAAAGTAGGATTTCTTAAAAATTGTGTTTAAAAATGCAcgtttcagaaaaaaatttgcagtcttatatgttttaatattaagCATAAAAGTTTTACTCAATTTAATGAATTAGGATTATGCTTCACATTATACTTAGGATTTAAAATTATATCCATTGAAGGTGATTATGTGCTGGTAAGTCAATTACATATTTTGATAGAACTTGACAGGTATATGAGAAACAATGTGATTCACATTTTCCCCTTCGTGTGAATATAGTTAATAAACCCTTGCAATTAGGGTTCAGGGTTTGGGGGTTGGGGTGCTTTTTGCACAATATTTTTAGGTAGATCCTTAAATACCTGGTGGGTGGGGGGGGTGTAATTTAAAATAGCTCCAGTcagctttgaaaattttaaaattggttaaATAGCAAGACTACTAGCTTTTAACTTTCCTTTAATCATTGTGCACATTGAGTGTTTTTCCTCTCTACTTCCCAGCTAAATGAAAGTGCTTAAAGTAGGGTGTAGcaaacaagaattttaaaatattttcaatctgCAAATGTTCCTGTCCCTGCTGGGATTCAAGTTGGAGTGCTCCTTTAGATTATACCCGACAATGCTattcttaaaatggaaaataaatacttttaaaaggtTAGTTGTGAGTTTCTACTTCATTTTATGGTTTTCTGtgttgagaatttaaaaaaatattaaatagttaTACTTAGGTGTAGTTGACTAAAAGTggatcttttttctattttatctttattctggTAAAACGTCAATTACCATTgcattataaagagaaaaaaactttcaCTGTATTTGCACATACTCTTGTATTAAGTTGTAGGTTAGTTAAGGTGAAATTGAGATAATTTTTAGAATCAGAATTTATTCAGCCTAAATGGTACTTTGATGCAAAGGAAATACATTTCATGGTTTATAGCTATGGCTCATATTTAAGCAAAATGAAAAGGCCTCATTTGATCTGCCTAAAAAGTTGAGTGATAGGACTTGTCAAAAGTTATCTTTTCTCAAAGGATGACGAACatcatttagggaaaaaaaaagctgtggaTAGTAGAATTTCTTGTgaagaagttataaaaatattttgaattttacaaACATCAActaattaatgaataaactttcaAGATCACCTCTGTTAGGGAAAATCCATGTTTAGGTGCATAGGTTacgtttcattcttttgaaaaagAAGTCCTAATGCTTAATAGACTCATTGGAAATGTGAATGAAACCCTTTTTACATTGTTGAATGCTCAAAGACAAAAATGTAAAGCTTCATATGATTTTGGGGTATAGTAAGTTCTATCTCCATGTTACAAATGAACAACTATTTGATTCCAACATATGAGCATTCTGTATAAGCATCCTgtttctgttcctttgactgaagCTGAATAAAGTTAAATACATAGCTAATTGACCTCATACGCCTTTAGAAATAAAAGGGGAGGGgagataaaatttttttctagtgaaAATCGGATTTGAAAGATATAGTTTACGAATTATAATGTCAGCTAAATTAATGTTTGCGTTGACTGTATTATGCTTAGTAATGATGTATCGTGTTAAAAATATGAAGTGAGAAGCACGATACTCAGCTGTCCATCAACAGTATTATTTTGCTTTCTCTGTGATAAGAGATAGTGGTCAGTGACGGACTCACTGGTGGCAAAACCATCTTGATTATTGGTCATACTTTCTATACTATTCCTCTCCAATCCTCCCTCCAgctcaaattttcaaaaaatgggaACCCAACCACCCCAAAAGGCCAATGTGGAAACGACAAAAGTGCTACTTCAGGAATTATTTGAAAGGATAAAACTATGAAATTATTCTGAGGTTATATGTCTATGTAGACACTACATAATAAGAGGATAATTTCACAGCAAACAATCAAAATTCAAGGATGTCTACTTATAAAATGCAGGGAGTTTTgataaaattttactttctccAAAGAATCTTATTTCTATTTCAGtgcattcaaattatttttttaaactggtACACTTTCCTTATttgatttttcaggattcttGAAGATTACTTTGATTATCTTGGAAACTACTATAAAAGCATATAGATGATGGGCCAAACTGAAAAGTCTTTAACTCTGCAGGTTTTAATGCATTGCGGGTCCTGTCAAAAAAGTATACTCGTTTAATGAGCCCTTAAATCTACATAATTAAACCTACTtggattaattttattaaaatggaaaagtagCTATACAACGGGGTATTTTACAACCTTGCcaagaaatataaagaatgaatattcatattttatgtccctggaaaagtgaaaaattacTGACCCTGAAATATTCCTATCTACAGTTCTTAGCTGCTCAGCatcaacttaaaaacaaaaatctgccTCTGCATAAGATTTAGCAGCTGCATAGTATATAAATATTGCAAATTTCTAGAAATCCTGATAGCCAATCCTAGTTCTAATGTTTTCATATGATTAGAGCATAAGACTTTTCTTAGGGCCACCTGTAAATGAAATATAAGAAtatcttgtcaaatgcttctaCCACAACTCTCTTTTCTGGGGAATGGGAAAAGACAATAGGACTAGTGATCATTTGGGAGTTCGATAAGTATAATCAATTCCAGTTGCATTTTTAAAGTCAGCATTAAAGATTGCCTTCCTAAGTTTAATAGGCAAATATACCTTAGGTTTGAAATGTGAGTTAAGGACTAGATACAGTTCTAAAATTCTGCCTTTAGGTAATTAGTGggttttaaaagtgagaagagtTTTTGACGAAGATTTTCTATAAATTCTAAGCAATTCTTCAAAGCAAGCCTCAGTTCAAATGACATGAACCTGCATTTTGGGGaagcactgtccaatagaaacaTAATGCAAGCTCCATATGTAATTTTCTGacatattttaggttttatttatattttttattgtgaaaaatagcatattcaTAAAAgcagcaaatttcaaagcacactgcaatgattagttatagaatagactTCAGATTTAGATGTGGGCCACagttccacaatgttaggtttttcaTTCTAGTTGCTCTGAGACAGcggagacgaaaagaaatatcaatataatgaatcagcagtcatactcatttgttaaatcctatcttgttGTAACTGcaccttctcctttgaactttctctcaatctttagggctatttgggctatgcccatactaactttttcatgttgtaagggcctggcccctctgggtttcaggacttacctggcctaagaacctatctggaggttgtaggtttctggaaagtaatcatagcgcACGGAACCTTTGAataatctcagatagagctctagctgttctttaaggttggcaggaatggttttggttggtgctTGGCCAACCATGATacatagcaatatctagctgaggcttgcataaaagtagcatccagaatagcctctcaaatctttgcattctctcagccattaataccttattttgttacaattctgtCCCCTTTTTGCTCAGGAAAGGCATTGCCGATTCCATggtcccagggccaggctcatccctaagagttatatcccatgttgccagggggactttcacacctggatgtcatgtcccatgtagacaggaggaTAATGCTTtttcttgtagagttgggcttagagagaggccacatctgaacaacaaaagaagtcctctggaagtaactcttaggcataatataGGTAAGTGTAGCTTCTCTGCCacaaaaataagcttcacaagagcaagcctcaagatcaagggcttggcctattgacttgggagtccctaatgtttgagatggCATCCAAGGTTTCactaatggtaaagtttaatcattccatactttttctcccattccttatgggactctgccaatactttttttttaattcaatttttttattaattaaaaaaaatttttttaaatataacaagtaaacacaaacattcttaacatatgatcattccattccacatatataatcagtaattcgcaatatcatcacatggttgcattcaacatgatgatcatttcttagaacatttgcatccattcagaaaaagaaataaaaagacaacagaaaaaaatcatacataccatacctcttaacactccctttccttgatcactagcatttcaatctactaaatttattttattatttttttaacttttttttattgtatagtataacatatatacaaagcaaagaaataaaaaagcaacagtattCAAAACGCTCTTCAGCAAGTAGTCgcaggacagatgccagagtttgccatgggctaccatacaattctctcatatttttccttctatctgatccagaatataggcggATAGAggccttaaatttttttttttatcatcacaattgacttttttttgtgaacaataacatatacaaaaaagctataaatttcaaagcatagcaccacaattagttgtagaacatatttcagactttgacataggttacagtttcacaattataggtttttacttctagctgctctaaaatactggagactaagagataccaatttaatgattcagcattcatattcatttgtcaaattctatcttctctgtatgactccaccatcacctttgatctttccatccttctccttAGGGATGTTTCggatatggtaattctaaatttctcatattcaAAGGGCCTGTCACTAACATAGGgtaagaagatggaactatctgatattctggaaaggctgggctaggttacaggacttatctggaccagggacacatctggaggttgtaggttaataaatttattttaacatttgttccccctattacttatttttatgccgtatgttttacttgtctgttgataaggtaaataaaaggagcatcagacacaaggttttcacaatcacacagtcacattgtgaaagctgcatcattatacaatcatcttcaagaaacatggctactggaacatagctctgcattttcaggcagttccctccagcctctccattacatcttgaataacaaggtaatatctatttgatgcataaaaataacctccaggataatctcttgactctgtttggaatctctcagccattgacacgttattttgtctcatttctctcttccctcttttggtcaagaaggttttctgaatcccttgatgctgagtcccagctcattctaggatttctgtcccatgttgccaggaaggtccacacccctgggagtcatgtcccatgtagacagggggagggcggtgagtttgcctgttgtgttgtttgccaatgctttttgactATCAGCTCAAGATACATTGGGATGTAtccgggcattacattaagctatacagaagaatcacaagccttcattcccattcaTGTGCTAGGTTGTTTAAATGTTCTCTCTAGAtggtttgagttagattatgtgctactgaaaattttggttttgggcctcttttcctttggtgttatagagtaggtaaagttctaaaatgcaaacaatGTCTTTCtgatccctgtattctgatttaccttagtcctgaccgaATCAATTTCgttcttacctctaattgaagcttgGTCTCGTTTTCAACTTCTTTCACAGCTATTTTATGTAGCAACACTGCCTTTCAGACTTGAAACT is drawn from Tamandua tetradactyla isolate mTamTet1 chromosome 5, mTamTet1.pri, whole genome shotgun sequence and contains these coding sequences:
- the MARCKS gene encoding myristoylated alanine-rich C-kinase substrate; this translates as MGAQFSKTAAKGEAAAERPGEAAVASSPSKANGQENGHVKVNGDASPAAAEPGAKEELQANGSAPAADKEEPAAAGSGAASPAAAEKEESAAAAEAGAGPAEKEASAEGEAAEPGSPTAAEGEAASAASSTSSPKAEDGATPSPSNETPKKKKKRFSFKKSFKLSGFSFKKNKKEAGEGGEAEGAAGASADGGKDEAAGGAAAAAATEAGAASGEQAAAPVEAAAAGEEGAAGGDPLEAKAEEAAVAPEKPPSSEETKAAEEPSKAEEKAEETGASAAACEAPSAAGSAAAPEQEAAPAEEAAAAAVSSASAPPSQEAQPESSPEAPPAEAAE